The proteins below come from a single Mucilaginibacter mali genomic window:
- a CDS encoding DUF3606 domain-containing protein: MATRGAKVERNSVSEQPHELKYEAKKEGTSAKNVEAAKKSTGSNQRKTVEKRLASKK, encoded by the coding sequence ATGGCAACAAGAGGCGCAAAAGTGGAAAGAAACTCGGTATCCGAGCAGCCGCACGAACTTAAATACGAAGCAAAGAAAGAAGGCACTTCAGCTAAAAATGTCGAAGCAGCTAAAAAGTCGACCGGTTCCAATCAGCGGAAGACCGTTGAGAAAAGATTGGCAAGTAAAAAATAA
- a CDS encoding DUF4194 domain-containing protein codes for MEFTNPNIANYAKSAVRLLQGPVFEDQQEIWNEVIKYRVELTQYFEKIAVSVIIDNRDGYAYLKQLELDDSGLTIGLIRRMPLSYDLTLVCVLLREWLHEFESNDLETTNLYITPKEFRDRLEMFFKEKANELKFIRELNKHLESCEKMGFLRIVHKESTNPDEDRYEVRRIIKARITNEELTRFKQILEDELKSV; via the coding sequence ATGGAATTTACAAACCCGAATATCGCCAATTATGCCAAATCAGCCGTCAGGTTATTGCAAGGGCCCGTATTTGAAGACCAACAGGAAATCTGGAACGAAGTGATTAAATATCGGGTGGAGTTAACGCAATATTTTGAGAAAATAGCGGTCAGCGTTATCATTGATAATAGGGACGGATATGCTTATCTTAAACAGCTGGAATTAGACGACTCCGGGTTAACCATAGGGCTGATCAGGCGTATGCCATTAAGTTACGATCTGACCCTGGTATGCGTTTTATTAAGGGAGTGGCTGCATGAATTTGAATCTAATGATCTGGAAACAACAAATCTGTATATCACACCTAAAGAGTTCAGGGACCGACTGGAAATGTTTTTCAAAGAGAAAGCCAATGAGCTAAAATTCATTCGCGAACTGAATAAACATTTAGAGTCTTGTGAAAAGATGGGATTCTTACGTATTGTACATAAAGAATCAACCAATCCTGACGAAGATCGCTACGAGGTGAGACGAATCATTAAGGCCAGAATAACCAACGAAGAATTGACCAGATTTAAACAAATACTCGAAGATGAACTTAAGTCTGTTTAG
- a CDS encoding ParA family protein, whose amino-acid sequence MAKIITIAHQKGGVGKSTMALNLALCFKDQLSVALVDSDLQGSLYHAREDFPDLTVLAAEKISDIQKMDFDLIIIDTPPYLSNRLTDFFLLSDFVLVPTKAGFFDVMAIRSTLALIRFAQAKKPTLKAGIALNMVKYRSGVTKDVAELLRDMGTPLLKTMVHDRVSITRSAITAGILTGTDQKAKEEFTSLAEEVVEYISA is encoded by the coding sequence ATGGCAAAGATCATCACCATCGCGCATCAAAAGGGAGGCGTAGGAAAAAGCACCATGGCTTTAAATCTGGCTTTGTGTTTTAAAGACCAGTTAAGTGTGGCCTTAGTAGATTCAGATTTACAAGGTAGTTTATATCATGCCAGGGAGGATTTTCCTGACTTGACGGTTTTAGCAGCTGAAAAGATTAGTGATATCCAGAAAATGGATTTTGACCTCATTATCATTGACACACCGCCTTACTTGTCAAATAGGCTCACAGATTTTTTCTTGCTTTCGGATTTTGTATTGGTTCCAACTAAGGCAGGTTTTTTTGATGTTATGGCTATCCGGTCAACCCTGGCGTTAATCAGGTTTGCTCAGGCTAAAAAGCCAACTTTAAAAGCAGGCATCGCACTAAATATGGTGAAGTACAGATCAGGTGTTACTAAAGATGTTGCCGAACTTCTACGGGATATGGGAACACCATTATTAAAAACTATGGTACATGACCGCGTAAGCATTACCCGAAGTGCAATCACGGCTGGAATTCTAACCGGCACTGATCAAAAAGCCAAAGAGGAGTTTACATCACTTGCGGAAGAGGTAGTAGAATACATAAGTGCATAA
- a CDS encoding site-specific integrase: MLEKSFGVFFFLKKPKNEKGNLRYVYLRITVDSIAKDVATKRQWNNQRWNAVAGRATGNKEETLALNGYLDSLLAQVYSARSKLQLADKPITAENLKNVLTGQDEERRMILVAFKHHNDQMKALIGKEFAPATYTRYKTAHGHTKDFIRWKYGTDDLEIKELNYEFVTQFVFWLKTERTCGHNAAVKYIGNFKKIVLECMKKGWLQKDPFADFKASRKEVIRVALTKEELERIAKKKYTVDRLAHVRDIFLFSCYTGLAYIDVYQLRRTDIVTGIDGGSWINTTRQKTDSPTRLPLLPAALEIIARYENDPYCVHKGLVLPVLTNQKMNSYLKEIADGCDITKNLTFHIARHTFATTVTLSNGVPIETVSKMLGHKSLKQTQHYAKIVDLKISEDMLALKGKLLETGKRPIVS; this comes from the coding sequence ATGTTAGAAAAAAGCTTTGGTGTCTTTTTCTTTTTGAAGAAGCCCAAGAATGAGAAAGGGAATTTGAGGTATGTGTACCTTAGAATTACAGTAGATAGCATCGCTAAGGATGTAGCGACCAAGCGCCAATGGAACAACCAGCGCTGGAATGCTGTCGCCGGGCGCGCCACCGGCAACAAAGAAGAAACTCTTGCTTTGAACGGTTACTTGGACAGTTTGTTGGCTCAAGTATATTCCGCCAGATCCAAACTGCAATTAGCAGACAAACCTATTACCGCCGAAAACCTTAAGAATGTGCTGACTGGGCAGGACGAGGAAAGACGTATGATCCTTGTGGCTTTTAAGCATCACAACGACCAAATGAAAGCGCTGATCGGTAAAGAGTTCGCGCCAGCCACTTACACGCGTTACAAGACCGCGCATGGCCATACAAAGGATTTCATCCGTTGGAAATACGGGACAGACGACCTCGAAATCAAGGAGCTCAATTATGAATTTGTCACCCAGTTTGTTTTCTGGCTGAAGACAGAACGCACCTGTGGGCATAACGCTGCCGTTAAGTATATCGGAAACTTTAAAAAGATCGTACTGGAGTGTATGAAAAAAGGATGGCTACAGAAAGATCCATTTGCCGATTTTAAAGCCAGTAGGAAGGAGGTCATTCGAGTAGCGCTGACGAAGGAAGAATTGGAGCGTATTGCCAAAAAAAAATATACCGTAGATCGACTGGCCCATGTGCGGGATATCTTTCTGTTCAGCTGCTACACCGGCTTGGCCTATATTGATGTCTACCAACTAAGGCGGACAGATATCGTTACTGGCATTGACGGGGGCAGTTGGATCAATACCACGCGTCAGAAAACGGACTCACCAACCCGGTTACCGTTACTACCGGCAGCATTGGAAATCATTGCCCGGTATGAGAACGACCCATATTGCGTCCATAAAGGCTTGGTGTTACCCGTACTTACCAATCAGAAGATGAACTCCTATTTGAAAGAGATTGCGGACGGCTGTGATATTACCAAGAATCTTACTTTTCATATTGCCCGTCATACTTTTGCCACAACGGTTACGCTAAGTAACGGTGTCCCTATTGAAACTGTATCTAAAATGCTCGGTCATAAGTCGCTCAAGCAAACACAGCACTATGCAAAGATCGTTGACCTAAAGATCAGTGAGGATATGCTTGCCCTTAAAGGCAAACTGTTGGAAACGGGAAAGCGGCCTATCGTCTCCTAA
- a CDS encoding type IV toxin-antitoxin system AbiEi family antitoxin domain-containing protein: MGFDDLLTNYAEEPLTRQIILSLIKDYKRPNDKIGELMKSGELTSVKNGLYIPGPNSKIARPEPYLIANHLWGPSYISMETALSYWGFIPERVYEITSVTIKASRKYKTNAGRYTFRHCPLPYYSYGIKSVQLSPKQNILMASPEKAICDKIVMTSGIHLRSTPQVIKLLTEDLRIDDDKLTGLDLKMMSTWLDEAPKKSSLTMLIKALQVYDHS; the protein is encoded by the coding sequence ATGGGTTTTGATGACTTATTAACCAATTATGCTGAAGAGCCATTGACAAGGCAAATCATTTTATCATTGATTAAGGACTACAAGCGTCCCAATGATAAGATTGGTGAGCTCATGAAGTCAGGCGAACTGACAAGCGTCAAGAACGGTTTATACATACCCGGCCCCAACAGCAAGATAGCCAGGCCGGAACCGTACCTGATCGCGAATCACCTTTGGGGGCCGAGTTATATTTCTATGGAAACCGCTTTATCCTACTGGGGGTTCATCCCGGAAAGGGTTTATGAGATCACATCGGTCACTATTAAGGCATCCAGAAAATACAAGACAAATGCCGGAAGATATACTTTCAGGCATTGCCCACTTCCTTACTATTCGTACGGGATCAAGAGTGTCCAGCTGTCGCCAAAGCAAAACATTCTGATGGCATCGCCGGAAAAGGCGATTTGCGACAAAATCGTTATGACCTCCGGCATTCACCTGCGCAGCACCCCCCAGGTTATTAAACTGCTTACCGAAGATCTGCGCATCGACGATGATAAATTGACCGGGCTCGACCTTAAGATGATGTCAACCTGGCTTGACGAAGCACCGAAGAAGTCCAGCTTAACAATGTTAATTAAAGCACTGCAAGTTTATGATCATAGCTGA
- a CDS encoding nucleotidyl transferase AbiEii/AbiGii toxin family protein — translation MIIADWLKEYNPQNQQEAFDALREVMQEITLAGLSRSGFFEKAAFYGGTALRIFYGLNRYSEDLDFSLLEKDPGFSLEPYFQAIVDEFASLGITVSLKEKQKSVASNVESAFLKSDTVWKELVLEQVVPQTGIKLMPHMKIKIEVDRDPPLGFATEEKLLTRPISFYVKTFTLPSLFAGKMHALLFRKWQNRVKGRDWYDLEWYIKKGVPLDLHHFLRRARDTRDWKEETINKEQVLTLLKEKINAVNFENIKEDVIRFIPDDSALKIWGTKYFTDLVEKLKFAE, via the coding sequence ATGATCATAGCTGACTGGTTAAAAGAATACAATCCCCAAAATCAGCAGGAAGCGTTTGACGCCCTGCGGGAGGTCATGCAGGAAATAACGCTTGCCGGCCTCAGCCGTTCAGGCTTTTTTGAAAAAGCGGCATTTTATGGCGGAACCGCCCTGAGAATATTCTATGGCCTGAACAGGTATTCCGAAGACCTGGATTTCTCCTTGCTCGAAAAAGACCCTGGCTTTTCGCTGGAACCTTATTTTCAGGCGATCGTAGATGAGTTCGCATCGCTGGGGATTACCGTAAGTTTGAAGGAAAAGCAAAAATCTGTAGCGTCCAATGTGGAGTCTGCCTTTTTAAAATCAGATACCGTTTGGAAGGAACTGGTGCTGGAACAGGTCGTCCCACAAACCGGAATAAAGCTAATGCCGCACATGAAAATTAAGATCGAGGTAGACAGGGACCCACCTTTAGGGTTCGCTACGGAGGAAAAGCTACTTACACGGCCAATCTCTTTTTATGTAAAGACCTTTACCCTGCCGAGTCTTTTCGCAGGCAAAATGCACGCACTATTATTCAGGAAGTGGCAAAACCGGGTGAAAGGCAGAGATTGGTATGACCTGGAATGGTACATCAAAAAAGGCGTACCACTTGATTTGCACCACTTCTTGCGAAGAGCGCGCGATACCAGGGACTGGAAGGAAGAGACCATTAATAAAGAGCAGGTATTAACGTTGCTTAAGGAAAAAATAAACGCCGTCAATTTTGAAAATATTAAAGAGGACGTAATACGCTTTATTCCGGACGACTCAGCTTTAAAAATATGGGGCACCAAATACTTTACGGATCTGGTCGAGAAGCTAAAGTTTGCAGAATAG
- a CDS encoding Wadjet anti-phage system protein JetD domain-containing protein, with translation MITTAEIRKKAEKLYPSVLRSVLTGEGFFPVTLRSDKSLSKDFSAMSREIAHIMSDSKDRKGFGYQVVSEKVKHRQHGIQDIPKAIVFETLADYIKYIGKQHEFDAFKADADRILNSIPQLKDWCSSNPLMVVANNKSWEDLVKVCLWFISFHETGKYYIRELPIEIHTKFIESHLGVLRLLLDELIPHLSKREETFFQKRFGLKHEEPRIRIRILDPSLIIDNRFSDISLPLSDFSNANFICRNVLITENLMNFLTLPKLKNTIAIWGGGYAVKNLQLIEWMVNKHIYYWGDIDIQGFEILSMLRGYYEQTVSLMMDEITFNKFNHYHGTGSVSNVWGLNHLTISEHNLYLRVYAENQRLEQEKIPQGYVNEILRHLDN, from the coding sequence GTGATCACCACGGCCGAAATAAGAAAAAAAGCAGAAAAGCTTTATCCAAGTGTGCTGAGATCGGTACTGACTGGCGAAGGCTTTTTTCCTGTGACGCTAAGATCTGACAAGTCGCTTTCAAAAGATTTTTCAGCGATGAGCAGGGAAATAGCCCATATTATGTCTGATTCTAAAGATAGAAAAGGCTTTGGCTACCAGGTTGTTTCTGAAAAAGTAAAACACAGGCAGCACGGCATTCAGGATATTCCCAAGGCGATAGTGTTTGAAACACTGGCGGATTATATCAAATATATTGGAAAGCAGCATGAATTTGACGCTTTTAAAGCTGATGCCGATCGTATTTTGAATTCCATTCCTCAGTTGAAAGATTGGTGTAGCAGCAATCCACTTATGGTCGTGGCGAACAACAAGAGCTGGGAAGACCTTGTAAAAGTTTGTCTTTGGTTTATCTCTTTTCACGAAACGGGAAAATACTATATCAGGGAGTTGCCCATCGAAATTCACACCAAGTTCATAGAATCTCATTTAGGGGTTTTACGACTGCTGCTAGATGAGCTGATACCTCATCTGTCAAAAAGAGAAGAAACATTTTTTCAAAAACGATTTGGCTTAAAACATGAAGAACCCCGCATAAGGATAAGAATTTTAGATCCGTCGCTGATCATTGACAATCGTTTTAGCGATATCAGCTTACCATTAAGCGATTTTTCCAACGCGAATTTTATTTGCCGGAACGTGCTCATAACGGAAAATCTCATGAATTTTCTTACGTTACCGAAGCTGAAAAATACGATCGCTATTTGGGGCGGCGGGTATGCGGTTAAAAATTTGCAGCTTATTGAATGGATGGTCAATAAACATATTTATTATTGGGGGGATATCGATATTCAGGGATTTGAAATACTGTCAATGCTTCGCGGTTATTATGAGCAGACAGTTTCCTTAATGATGGATGAAATAACGTTCAACAAGTTTAATCACTATCACGGCACTGGCAGCGTTTCTAATGTCTGGGGTTTAAATCACCTAACGATTAGTGAGCATAATTTGTATCTCCGGGTTTATGCCGAAAATCAACGACTTGAACAGGAGAAAATACCACAGGGGTATGTAAACGAAATTTTAAGACATCTGGACAATTAG
- a CDS encoding ATP-binding protein encodes MEPGGETSLLTGANASGKTTLVDGLLTLLVPEKRMRFYNQTAGAKGERTEDSYVMGEYGETENELTNTREIKKLRTDKVKAQSILLAVFQNESQYITLIQARWYAGGELKRAFILAYKQLSINADLMPFDSNGDWKKRLKQKYPKQGAKEILCFMDSPGDYGRLMRKVLGMRSEKAHTLFSQTIGLKVLGNLDEFVRLQMLEERDAEAEFQKIKAYFKTLSDAHRAIEKTNKQIELLSPIRDKGTILAKHKADLMLQENHHQIAPLWFARKSQLLIEVFIADQMILKTTAETKINSLKVEIDELDGKRIAIAVQIESDEVGRQIGDIEKENKRITREKEDKEAALKYYNQLAGQLDFQLNPQSSGLFDEQRNLAKERKISANTELSKLDDDLYQAKRSEETLKEQFENVSNELNILRSQKNNITGSPARIRNELLEFTGASESEIPFVAELIKIKGDARDWESAIERVLHNFALRLIVPDEYYQQVNQYVNQHDLKGRIIYQRFNKRDVSTRIFQQTNEDELIHKLEFKPSIYTEWIKNEIAGKFNYICTDDMELFRLSDKALTSAGLTKSAARHEKDDRPEVKNRQQYVLGWDNKEKLTILKEDAVELNLKITEAGKRITYVKNHQSRIRKDEEALTRFVEHDAFKKIDWWSLSAQIQQNKGKIEELEKTNDRVNTLKKQRDQLIETLSQLSKDSDLMKASLNNIESGINQQRQKLRETIDTISRYPDMGIADNLLLFEKEFVSETELDVDGIDHIKSKIQRKINDAITNYKDQIRIEESAVETLMRSFINPERSISDQFEDWNSDTHRLRESAAFIDEYIALLDRLEKQELAGYKHQFKKYLNEEMITKMSDFQTWLERQEEDIEENIETLNKSLAKIDFKSNPPTFIRLHVEKDYAVRVKDFKIRLNDWKPNLIEFERTKDDDILEQSFNKIKALLDYLTTDEHARKEVLDVRNWLKFKAVEHHKEDPTKIFRSYTGTAKLSGGEGAQLTYTILGSAIAYQFGIHQEGMNTNSFRFICVDEAFSKQDDEKAKFLMELCKQLHLQVMVVSPAKAEEVAIVEPYIARVHFVQRKDNRHSVVYDMPIRQLKEHREQYLQASD; translated from the coding sequence ATGGAACCAGGCGGCGAAACATCTCTACTGACCGGCGCGAATGCGTCCGGTAAAACAACATTGGTGGATGGTTTATTAACGTTACTGGTGCCGGAAAAGAGAATGCGTTTTTATAATCAAACCGCAGGGGCTAAAGGTGAGCGCACAGAGGACAGTTACGTAATGGGTGAGTATGGCGAAACTGAAAATGAACTTACCAATACCCGGGAGATTAAAAAGCTAAGGACAGACAAAGTAAAGGCGCAGTCTATCTTATTGGCAGTCTTTCAAAACGAATCTCAGTACATTACACTGATCCAAGCCCGCTGGTACGCTGGCGGAGAACTAAAAAGAGCATTTATTCTTGCCTATAAACAATTATCGATCAACGCGGATTTGATGCCGTTTGACAGCAACGGCGACTGGAAAAAAAGACTGAAACAAAAATATCCAAAGCAAGGGGCTAAAGAAATTCTTTGCTTCATGGATAGTCCGGGTGATTATGGCCGGTTGATGCGGAAAGTGTTGGGAATGCGGTCTGAAAAGGCGCATACGCTTTTCAGCCAAACCATTGGACTTAAAGTATTAGGTAACCTGGATGAATTCGTTCGGCTGCAAATGCTGGAAGAAAGAGATGCAGAAGCGGAGTTTCAAAAGATCAAAGCCTATTTCAAAACATTAAGTGATGCCCACCGGGCTATTGAAAAGACCAACAAGCAAATAGAATTGCTTTCCCCGATCAGGGACAAAGGGACGATCCTTGCCAAACATAAAGCGGACCTGATGCTCCAGGAGAACCATCATCAAATAGCACCTTTATGGTTCGCCCGGAAAAGCCAGCTGCTGATTGAAGTTTTTATTGCAGATCAAATGATCCTTAAAACAACAGCAGAAACAAAGATTAATTCGCTGAAAGTGGAAATTGATGAGTTAGACGGAAAACGTATAGCTATCGCAGTGCAAATCGAATCTGATGAGGTAGGGCGGCAAATTGGTGACATTGAGAAAGAAAACAAGCGCATTACCCGTGAAAAAGAGGACAAGGAGGCAGCATTAAAGTATTATAACCAATTGGCCGGGCAGCTGGACTTTCAGTTAAACCCGCAGTCTTCTGGTTTATTTGACGAACAAAGAAATCTGGCGAAAGAAAGAAAAATTAGCGCCAACACCGAGTTGTCCAAATTGGACGATGACCTTTATCAAGCCAAAAGGTCGGAGGAAACCCTGAAGGAGCAATTTGAAAATGTCTCCAATGAGTTAAATATACTTCGTTCTCAAAAAAATAACATTACAGGTTCACCGGCAAGGATCAGGAACGAGTTATTGGAATTCACCGGGGCTTCGGAATCGGAGATCCCATTTGTTGCCGAGTTAATAAAAATAAAAGGTGATGCCAGGGATTGGGAATCCGCAATCGAAAGAGTGTTGCATAACTTTGCTTTAAGATTAATCGTGCCGGATGAATATTATCAACAGGTAAATCAATATGTAAACCAGCATGATCTAAAAGGGAGAATTATCTATCAGCGGTTCAACAAGCGGGATGTTTCCACCAGGATATTTCAGCAAACAAATGAAGATGAGCTGATCCACAAGCTGGAATTCAAGCCTTCAATATACACGGAATGGATTAAGAACGAAATAGCTGGCAAATTCAACTATATCTGTACGGATGATATGGAATTGTTTCGATTATCCGACAAAGCACTTACCAGCGCGGGCCTGACCAAAAGTGCCGCCCGGCATGAAAAGGACGACCGTCCAGAGGTTAAAAACAGACAGCAATATGTACTCGGCTGGGACAATAAGGAGAAGTTAACCATACTGAAAGAGGACGCCGTTGAATTAAACCTTAAAATCACGGAGGCCGGTAAAAGGATTACCTATGTAAAAAATCACCAGTCAAGAATTAGGAAGGATGAAGAGGCATTAACGCGGTTTGTTGAACATGACGCGTTTAAAAAAATTGATTGGTGGAGCCTGTCTGCCCAAATTCAACAAAACAAAGGAAAAATTGAGGAGCTGGAAAAAACCAATGATCGGGTAAATACGCTTAAAAAGCAACGCGACCAACTAATTGAAACTTTGTCCCAGCTATCAAAGGATTCAGATTTGATGAAGGCTTCGTTGAACAATATTGAATCCGGGATTAACCAGCAACGACAAAAGTTAAGGGAAACGATTGATACGATCAGCCGGTATCCTGATATGGGTATTGCAGACAACTTACTGTTGTTTGAAAAGGAATTTGTTTCCGAAACGGAATTAGATGTTGATGGTATCGATCACATTAAATCAAAAATCCAACGCAAGATCAATGACGCTATAACAAATTATAAAGATCAAATAAGGATCGAAGAAAGTGCGGTTGAAACCTTAATGAGATCATTTATTAACCCGGAGAGGAGTATCAGCGATCAGTTTGAAGATTGGAATTCAGATACACACCGCCTGAGAGAAAGTGCCGCGTTCATTGATGAATATATTGCTTTACTGGACAGGCTGGAAAAACAGGAACTGGCAGGCTATAAACATCAATTCAAAAAATACCTGAACGAAGAGATGATCACCAAGATGTCTGATTTTCAAACCTGGTTGGAACGGCAGGAGGAAGATATAGAAGAGAATATCGAAACCTTAAATAAATCACTTGCAAAAATTGATTTTAAAAGCAATCCGCCCACATTTATCCGGCTGCATGTTGAAAAAGACTATGCGGTCAGGGTCAAGGATTTTAAGATCAGGCTAAACGACTGGAAGCCAAATCTCATCGAATTTGAAAGAACCAAGGATGATGATATTCTGGAACAAAGTTTCAATAAAATTAAGGCATTGCTCGACTACCTGACGACAGATGAACATGCCAGAAAAGAAGTATTGGATGTGAGAAATTGGCTTAAATTTAAAGCTGTTGAACATCATAAGGAAGACCCTACGAAAATATTCAGAAGCTATACTGGCACCGCAAAGTTATCTGGCGGTGAGGGCGCGCAACTGACCTATACGATACTAGGTTCAGCGATCGCCTACCAGTTCGGTATCCACCAAGAGGGCATGAATACGAACTCTTTCCGCTTCATTTGCGTAGATGAAGCGTTTAGTAAACAAGACGATGAAAAGGCCAAGTTTTTAATGGAGCTTTGTAAGCAGCTGCATTTACAGGTGATGGTGGTATCTCCGGCAAAGGCAGAGGAAGTCGCGATTGTTGAACCTTACATTGCCAGGGTTCATTTTGTACAACGTAAAGATAACAGGCATTCTGTCGTTTACGATATGCCAATCAGGCAATTGAAGGAACACAGGGAGCAATATTTACAAGCATCAGATTAA
- a CDS encoding DUF3375 domain-containing protein, with protein MFESFNSILKVKSQVDAAVTLKLLRARNLPLVVTFLYREFKENEQITIRYQHLIQKLGDFLEEIEYGDDDEEIKSGKLILDFDEKAKLYIDRWIESNYLRNVMDDTSKEPLVLLSKHVEKVFQVFELLKEKEFVGTESKFRDVFHKLRDIVQNANPDKEKRLEELEKQKQAIDEEIRKIKIGGFVPIYEDYQVKSRYEDVNRLANELIGDFKEVEDNFKEITRRIYERQQQVNLSKGQLLAETFDALYELRATDQGKSFYAFWQFMLDDAGQADFQKLTKEVYQVLEDRGIEVASRSLRKLKTLLHLAARKVLEKNGILADKLSREIIAKDQLESRKTRELMAAIRSLAIKRLDRPLESEVCLSLETNPEIYFPLERKLGEKPEINTFSVNAQGASLNMEDIGELSKLFNADLIDKQTLLANIQELLLERSQISLKEVIEIKGITKGLSELLAYVTLINVSSKFFMSETVREVICFDHQLHKYLELPQIIFSN; from the coding sequence ATGTTCGAATCCTTCAACTCCATATTGAAAGTAAAATCACAGGTTGATGCTGCGGTGACCTTAAAGTTGCTTCGTGCGCGAAATCTTCCGCTAGTGGTTACCTTTCTATACCGGGAGTTTAAGGAGAATGAACAAATCACCATACGCTATCAGCACCTGATTCAAAAATTGGGCGACTTTCTGGAAGAGATCGAGTATGGAGACGATGACGAGGAGATCAAGTCCGGTAAACTGATTCTGGATTTTGACGAAAAAGCAAAATTATACATTGACCGCTGGATAGAATCGAATTACCTGCGTAATGTGATGGACGATACCAGCAAGGAACCTTTGGTGCTGCTTTCCAAGCATGTAGAAAAAGTCTTCCAGGTTTTTGAACTGCTGAAAGAAAAGGAATTTGTTGGCACCGAATCTAAATTCAGAGACGTATTTCATAAACTGCGGGACATCGTGCAGAACGCTAACCCGGATAAGGAGAAACGTCTGGAAGAGCTTGAAAAGCAAAAACAGGCCATAGATGAAGAGATCAGGAAGATTAAGATAGGTGGTTTTGTGCCGATTTATGAAGACTACCAGGTCAAATCGCGTTACGAAGATGTGAATCGCTTAGCCAATGAATTGATCGGGGACTTTAAAGAAGTAGAGGATAACTTTAAAGAGATCACCCGAAGAATATATGAAAGGCAGCAGCAGGTCAATCTATCCAAGGGGCAGCTGTTGGCAGAGACATTTGATGCGCTCTACGAATTAAGGGCTACAGATCAGGGGAAGAGCTTTTACGCTTTCTGGCAATTTATGCTCGATGATGCCGGTCAGGCCGATTTTCAAAAGTTAACCAAAGAAGTTTATCAGGTATTGGAAGACCGGGGCATAGAAGTCGCCTCCCGTTCGCTGCGAAAGCTCAAAACCCTGCTCCACCTGGCCGCCCGGAAAGTGCTGGAAAAAAATGGGATTTTGGCGGATAAGCTCAGTCGGGAGATTATTGCAAAAGATCAGTTGGAATCCCGAAAAACCAGGGAGCTGATGGCCGCCATCCGCAGTTTGGCTATCAAGCGGCTGGATAGGCCCCTCGAATCGGAGGTCTGCTTGTCGCTGGAGACGAATCCTGAAATTTATTTCCCTTTAGAAAGAAAATTGGGCGAAAAGCCGGAAATCAATACATTTTCCGTGAATGCACAAGGTGCTTCGCTGAATATGGAAGACATCGGGGAATTGTCAAAACTGTTTAATGCGGATTTGATAGACAAGCAAACACTGCTTGCAAATATACAGGAACTGCTGTTGGAACGAAGCCAAATCTCCCTAAAGGAAGTGATCGAAATAAAAGGGATAACCAAGGGACTGTCGGAACTATTGGCTTACGTAACGCTCATCAATGTTTCTAGTAAATTTTTCATGAGTGAAACAGTCAGGGAAGTGATCTGCTTTGATCACCAACTGCATAAATATCTGGAACTGCCGCAAATTATATTTTCCAATTAA